A region from the Vicia villosa cultivar HV-30 ecotype Madison, WI linkage group LG3, Vvil1.0, whole genome shotgun sequence genome encodes:
- the LOC131593162 gene encoding alkylated DNA repair protein ALKBH8 homolog isoform X2: protein MCYLDELILNDNICVTAAAAIGIQNVNTRRCLSELPSFLSPIFERISSCPTFKNVDSDSIVLEQLKVVFPRKEMVCPRAGS from the exons ATGTGCTACCTTGATGAACTCAT CCTTAATGACAACATTTGTGTGACTGCTGCTGCTGCTATAGGG ATTCAAAATGTTAATACAAGGCGATGCTTAAGTGAGCTTCCCTCATTTTTGTCTCCAATATTTGAAAGAATATCATCATGCCCAACTTTCAAGAATGTTGACTCTGATAGCATAGTTTTGGAACAACTTAAG GTGGTTTTTCCTAGGAAAGAGATGGTTTGTCCGCGTGCAGGTTCGTAA
- the LOC131593161 gene encoding putative disease resistance RPP13-like protein 1, whose product MAGLMVAGAILTPIIQLAIESLASKYFENLFNKRLLEKLTNTLNSINKVLEDAETKQYQKDEVRIWLDNLKHEVYEVDQLLDEISTSARQTSKSKVKRFSSFFPNQFKSRIKDLLDKLEDLLKQSDVMRLKEGTSARNEVEVGPNSSKRPPTTSLVDESLICGRRGEKEKIVSFLLLDNGSSSSPTPILSIIGLGGMGKTTLARLVYNEDKVQKCFELKAWVYVSNPFDITRLTKEILEQFNSSPNSESLEILQRQLQHTVTGKKCLLVLDDIWNANEKSWKHLLTPFNKGSSGSKIIVTTRNKDDALAMESAELFELEQLGETDCWNLFVTHAFRNKNVSEYPDYESIGRMILVDKCGGLPLAVESMGKLLRRKFSKSEWDKILKTDMWCLSERDSDINPVLRLSYHNLPSISKRCFAFCSIIPKGHAFDKNSLINLWMASGLLNSYKSDKSKEELGSESFEDLESISFFQRSLRGCFIMHDLVNELAKSVSREFCLQVKGDNVQGISERTRHIWWSLDLKADDGILKHIYRAKGLHSLLIKQPRYGFQSFISGNVQCDLFSKLENLRMLSFCGDRYEHREFELEDKIGNLKLLRYLDLSWTTIKRLPDSICKLYNLETLILEGCQNLNEFPLDFYKLDRLCHLNLKVNEIKKMPKKIRNLNNLQTLTDFVVGEPSGSDIEELESLNLLQGKLCLSGLNNVTDPTHAVKTRLQDKKFLEEIHMIFDGSVVESNVSVLDALQPNNNLKRLTIQNYNGNMFPNWLSCCDLPNLVSLILQNCKGIKIFGNSSTNVPFKFLEVLEFDSMPEWEECLCIEGFPQLKELSITNCPKLKRALLPHLPSLQKLDIRHCKMLGVSIPKCDNIIELTIWNCDRILINEFSSSLKEFVLHENQYVEFSMDHLINNPNLEVLKLDFKDFVECPSLNLSCYNSLSSLSITGWKFSSLPFSLHLFPNLEYLEIRDCPELESLPMGGFPSNLRDLFIINCPKLKASREERGFLHLKSQVKIYIVNCPGLEHLP is encoded by the coding sequence ATGGCAGGATTGATGGTTGCAGGAGCGATTCTCACCCCTATCATTCAACTTGCTATTGAGAGTCTTgcatcaaaatattttgaaaacctCTTCAATAAACGACTGCTAGAAAAACTTACAAACACTTTGAATTCTATAAATAAAGTCTTGGAAGATGCAGAGACAAAGCAGTACCAAAAAGATGAGGTGAGGATTTGGCTTGACAATCTAAAGCACGAGGTATATGAAGTAGATCAGCTGTTGGATGAGATTTCTACTAGTGCACGACAAACGAGCAAGAGCAAGGTTAAACGATTTAGCTCTTTTTTTCCAAATCAGTTTAAATCTAGGATCAAAGACTTGCTCGATAAGCTAGAAGATCTTTTAAAGCAGAGTGATGTTATGAGATTGAAAGAAGGAACAAGTGCTCGTAATGAAGTTGAAGTCGGTCCGAATTCTTCAAAAAGACCGCCAACGACGTCTTTGGTGGATGAATCTCTCATATGTGGTAGAAGGGGTGAAAAGGAGAAAATTGTAAGTTTCTTACTTTTAGACAATGGTAGTAGTAGCAGCCCCACACCAATACTGAGCATAATTGGTCTTGGTGGGATGGGTAAGACCACCCTTGCTCGGCTCGTCTACAATGAAGACAAGGTGCAAAAGTGCTTTGAACTTAAAGCTTGGGTCTATGTTTCAAATCCATTTGATATTACCAGACTCACTAAAGAAATTCTCGAGCAATTTAATTCTTCACCAAATAGTGAAAGCTTGGAAATACTCCAACGTCAATTGCAACATACGGTAACAGGCAAAAAATGTTTGCTTGTTCTAGATGATATTTGGAACGCAAATGAGAAAAGTTGGAAGCATTTACTAACTCCGTTTAACAAAGGATCTTCTGGAAGTAAAATTATTGTGACAACACGAAATAAGGACGATGCATTAGCCATGGAATCTGCCGAGTTATTTGAATTAGAACAATTGGGGGAGACTGATTGTTGGAATTTATTTGTGACACATGCTTTTCGCAACAAAAACGTGAGTGAATATCCAGATTATGAATCAATTGGAAGGATGATTCTAGTCGACAAGTGTGGAGGGTTGCCATTAGCCGTGGAATCAATGGGGAAGCTCTTGAGAAGAAAGTTCTCTAAAAGTGAATGGGATAAAATATTGAAGACTGATATGTGGTGTTTATCAGAGAGAGACAGTGACATAAATCCAGTATTGAGACTGAGTTACCATAATCTTCCTTCCATTTCGAAGCGTTGTTTTGCTTTTTGTTCCATAATTCCCAAGGGTCATGCGTTTGACAAGAACAGTTTAATTAATCTTTGGATGGCAAGTGGTTTGCTGAATTCCTACAAAAGTGACAAAAGTAAAGAAGAGTTGGGTAGTGAATCATTCGAAGATCTTGAATCAATTTCATTTTTCCAAAGATCACTACGTGGTTGTTTTATCATGCATGATCTTGTCAATGAATTGGCTAAATCAGTATCTCGGGAGTTTTGCTTACAAGTGAAGGGTGATAATGTGCAAGGTATATCTGAAAGGACACGCCACATTTGGTGGTCTCTTGATTTGAAAGCCGACGATGGGATATTAAAGCACATTTATAGAGCTAAGGGATTACACAGTTTGTTGATAAAACAACCACGATACGGTTTTCAAAGCTTCATAAGCGGCAATGTGCAATGTGATTTGTTTTCAAAGCTAGAAAATTTGCGGATGTTGTCATTTTGTGGTGATAGATATGAACACAGAGAGTTTGAACTAGAAGATAAAATAGGAAATCTAAAGCTTTTGCGCTATCTAGACCTGAGTTGGACAACGATTAAAAGGTTGCCTGATTCTATCTGTAAGCTTTATAATTTAGAGACACTGATATTGGAAGGGTGTCAAAATTTGAATGAATTCCCTTTAGATTTTTACAAACTTGACCGTTTATGCCATCTTAATCTGAAAGTAAATGAAATAAAGAAGATGCCAAAGAAGATAAGGAACCTAAATAACCTACAAACGCTGACTGACTTTGTTGTGGGAGAGCCGAGTGGGTCTGATATTGAGGAGTTAGAAAGTCTCAATCTCCTTCAAGGAAAACTTTGTCTTTCAGGATTGAACAAtgtcactgatccaacacatgcCGTAAAGACCCGTTTGCAAGATAAGAAGTTTTTAGAAGAAATACATATGATATTTGATGGTTCAGTAGTGGAAAGCAATGTGTCTGTCTTGGATGCCCTTCAACCAAATAACAATCTGAAGAGGCTCACTATTCAAAACTACAATGGCAATATGTTTCCAAATTGGCTAAGTTGTTGTGATTTACCCAACTTAGTATCCCTTATACTGCAGAACTGTAAAGGAATAAAGATCTTTGGCAATAGCTCAACAAATGTTCCGTTCAAGTTCCTTGAAGTTTTGGAATTTGACTCCATGCCTGAATGGGAGGAATGTTTATGTATTGAAGGGTTTCCTCAGCTTAAAGAGCTTTCTATTACAAACTGTCCCAAATTGAAAAGAGCACTCCTTCCACACCTTCCTTCATTACAGAAATTGGATATTAGGCATTGCAAAATGTTGGGTGTATCCATTCCCAAGTGTGATAACATCATAGAGTTAACAATATGGAATTGCGATCGAATTTTGATAAATGAGTTTTCATCCAGCTTGAAAGAGTTTGTCCTTCATGAAAATCAGTATGTTGAGTTCTCCATGGATCATTTAATCAACAATCCCAATTTGGAAGTGTTGAAGTTGGATTTCAAGGACTTTGTAGAATGTCCCTCTTTAAATTTGTCTTGTTATAATTCTCTTTCTAGTCTTTCAATAACAGGATGGAAGTTCTCCTCCTTGCCTTTTTCACTACACTTGTTCCCCAATCTTGAATATCTAGAAATCCGTGATTGTCCAGAATTAGAATCTCTTCCTATGGGAGGTTTCCCTTCCAACTTGAGAGACCTTTTTATAATTAATTGTCCTAAATTGAAAGCTTCCAGAGAAGAGCGGGGTTTTCTCCACCTCAAATCTCAAGTTAAGATATATATTGTCAATTGCCCTGGTCTTGAGCACTTGCCATAG
- the LOC131593162 gene encoding uncharacterized protein LOC131593162 isoform X1, whose amino-acid sequence MCYLDELILNDNICVTAAAAIGFNKIGINYEDNHVAKKHAQIHMALELLLNLNFYLKNIQNVNTRRCLSELPSFLSPIFERISSCPTFKNVDSDSIVLEQLKVVFPRKEMVCPRAGS is encoded by the exons ATGTGCTACCTTGATGAACTCAT CCTTAATGACAACATTTGTGTGACTGCTGCTGCTGCTATAGGG TTTAACAAGATTGGCATTAATTACGAGGACAACCATGTGGCAAAAAAGCATGCTCAAATTCATATGGCACTAGAACTGCTTCTGAActtgaatttttatttgaaaaat ATTCAAAATGTTAATACAAGGCGATGCTTAAGTGAGCTTCCCTCATTTTTGTCTCCAATATTTGAAAGAATATCATCATGCCCAACTTTCAAGAATGTTGACTCTGATAGCATAGTTTTGGAACAACTTAAG GTGGTTTTTCCTAGGAAAGAGATGGTTTGTCCGCGTGCAGGTTCGTAA